A window of the Lolium perenne isolate Kyuss_39 chromosome 7, Kyuss_2.0, whole genome shotgun sequence genome harbors these coding sequences:
- the LOC127301741 gene encoding ultraviolet-B receptor UVR8 gives MAPPSRPAAVLAWGSGEDGQLGMGECDEKDSAHCVAALDPYAVSAVVAGSRNSLAICQDGRLFTWGWNQRGTLGHPPETKTESFPAPVDALAGVKIVQAAIGGWHCLAVDDKGRAYAWGGNEYGQCGEEPERKEDGTRALRRDIPIPQRCALKLKVRQVAAGGTHSVVLTQEGHVWTWGQPWPPGDIKKISTPVRVQGLEHVSMIAVGAFHNLALSEDGILWAWGNNEYGQLGIGDTQPRSQPILVEGLSDLSLVDIAAGGWHSAALTKDGEVYAWGRGEHGRLGFGDDKSSHMVPLKVQLLAGEDIVQVSCGGTHSVALTSDGRIFSYGRGDHGRLGYGRKVTTGRPMEVPINLPPPKSSTSSNGLWQANYVACGGRHTLAILTWTDM, from the exons ATGGCGCCGCCCTCCCGCCCCGCGGCCGTCCTCGCATG GGGTTCGGGGGAAGACGGGCAGCTGGGCATGGGCGAGTGCGACGAGAAGGACTCGGCCCACTGCGTCGCCGCGCTGGATCCGTACGCCGTCTCCGCCGTCGTGGCCGGCAGCCGCAACTCCCTCGCCATCTGCCAAGACGGCCGC CTTTTCACCTGGGGGTGGAACCAGCGGGGGACTCTGGGGCACCCGCCGGAGACCAAGACGGAGAGCTTCCCGGCGCCCGTGGATGCCCTCGCCGGGGTGAAGATCGTGCAG GCAGCGATCGGCGGATGGCATTGCCTAGCGGTGGATGACAAAGGGCGTGCCTACGCCTGGG GGGGAAACGAGTACGGACAGTGCGGGGAGGAGCCTGAGAGGAAGGAGGATGGCACAAGGGCGCTCAGGAGGGACATCCCCATCCCGCAGCGGTGCGCTCTCAAGCTCAAAGTTCGGCAA GTAGCTGCCGGGGGGACTCACTCAGTGGTTTTGACACAAGAAGGCCATGTTTGGACATGGGGGCAGCCATGGCCACCGGGTGATAT CAAGAAAATATCCACACCAGTACGTGTGCAAGGGCTTGAACACGTGAGCATGATTGCTGTAGGGGCATTCCATAATTTGGCACTATCGGAAGACGGAATCTTGTGGGCATGGGGTAATAATGAGTATGGTCAGCTGGGGATTGGAGATACCCAACCAAGATCGCAACCGATCCTCGTTGAAGGGCTATCTGACCTTTCATTG GTTGACATTGCTGCTGGAGGTTGGCATTCAGCTGCGTTGACTAAAGATGGAGAG GTATATGCTTGgggaagaggagaacatgggaggctTGGCTTTGGGGATGATAAGAGTAGTCACATGGTGCCCCTAAAGGTCCAGCTTCTAGCTGGAGAGGATATTGTTCAG GTATCATGCGGAGGAACCCATTCAGTTGCGCTAACTAGCGATGGACGAATATTCTCT TACGGGCGGGGTGATCATGGCCGTCTGGGCTATGGCAGGAAGGTGACAACGGGCCGCCCAATGGAAGTGCCCATAAACTTACCTCCACCGAAGTCTAGCACCAGCTCCAATGGGCTATGGCAAGCTAACTATGTTGCCTGTGGTGGACGGCATACGCTGGCCATCTTGACATGGACGGATATGTAA